The proteins below are encoded in one region of Candidatus Saccharimonadales bacterium:
- the nusB gene encoding transcription antitermination factor NusB, with product MASNRHLGRIVALQSLYEYDFRVDEKPDIDAITQRNLDQYDGVIDDTEFVYDMTRSVLVEQERIDAIIQPAAPEWPIAQIARIDKIVLRMAVYELVVQQKIPPKVAINEAVELGKRFGGDSSSKFINGVLGTIYREQIETKSDQPTAAE from the coding sequence ATGGCTTCAAATCGGCACCTTGGCAGGATAGTAGCACTTCAGAGTTTGTATGAATACGATTTTCGGGTAGACGAAAAGCCCGATATTGATGCCATAACTCAGCGCAATCTAGATCAGTACGATGGTGTGATCGACGACACTGAGTTTGTCTATGATATGACGCGGTCGGTTTTAGTCGAGCAAGAGCGAATTGATGCCATCATCCAGCCAGCTGCACCAGAGTGGCCGATCGCTCAAATCGCCCGGATCGACAAGATTGTGCTTAGGATGGCAGTATATGAGCTGGTCGTGCAGCAGAAGATCCCGCCGAAAGTAGCCATTAACGAGGCTGTCGAACTCGGCAAACGATTCGGCGGTGACAGCTCATCAAAATTTATTAACGGAGTATTAGGAACTATTTATCGTGAACAAATCGAAACCAAATCAGACCAACCAACAGCAGCCGAGTAA
- the rpsP gene encoding 30S ribosomal protein S16, with translation MLTIRLARTGRKKLAHYRVVAADSRRAATGKFVAQLGHYNPHSKELVLDEALTQHYLDKGAQPSSRVVRLLQNNKGVKLPEWALKNLVVKAEQAKVEPEVEAAETTPAETTEATTEPETEVESTAETTEPDKAASEEDAASEAAEPEASTDDSKKE, from the coding sequence ATGCTAACAATTAGACTTGCCCGTACCGGTCGTAAGAAGCTCGCTCACTATCGTGTAGTAGCGGCCGATTCGCGCCGCGCGGCTACCGGGAAGTTTGTCGCTCAACTCGGTCATTATAATCCACACTCTAAAGAGCTGGTCCTCGATGAGGCTCTCACTCAACACTACCTTGATAAGGGGGCTCAACCTTCCAGTCGAGTGGTGCGTTTACTGCAGAATAACAAGGGCGTGAAACTACCTGAGTGGGCTCTGAAGAATCTGGTGGTTAAAGCCGAACAGGCCAAAGTCGAGCCCGAAGTTGAAGCGGCTGAGACTACTCCGGCTGAAACCACTGAAGCTACAACTGAGCCGGAAACAGAAGTCGAGTCCACAGCTGAGACTACGGAGCCTGATAAGGCCGCATCAGAAGAAGATGCCGCCAGTGAGGCGGCTGAGCCGGAAGCCTCTACTGACGACAGTAAAAAAGAGTAG
- a CDS encoding glycine-rich domain-containing protein, with translation MLDAHGIVGGGGNAEKVLMSQAFTVSGQFVVPSGVTEILISAIGAGGGGGYAHNGGYGWSMRGGGGGSGYYFPKTRYTVTPGITLTVTIGSGGAGQSSGNSSPGPGGSTVVSGTGVSITAGGGAAGNGAAEGNPGSGTGSSHFWRGGAAGRAGYVQNGSGSGAGGGPLGGASKTSGGSGNAGGVGSGGSGGHNSTGSGSVYAGGAGGRGEVLIEWYE, from the coding sequence ATGCTCGACGCACATGGCATCGTTGGCGGCGGAGGTAATGCAGAGAAAGTTCTAATGAGTCAGGCATTTACTGTATCTGGACAGTTCGTCGTACCTAGCGGAGTTACTGAGATATTAATCTCTGCTATTGGCGCTGGCGGGGGTGGCGGGTATGCCCATAATGGAGGATATGGCTGGTCGATGCGAGGCGGCGGCGGAGGTAGTGGTTACTACTTTCCAAAGACTCGATACACCGTTACGCCAGGTATCACTCTGACGGTTACTATTGGCTCGGGCGGGGCAGGCCAATCTAGTGGAAATTCTTCCCCTGGCCCCGGTGGTAGTACTGTAGTTTCTGGCACGGGAGTATCAATTACTGCTGGCGGAGGAGCAGCGGGTAATGGTGCTGCTGAAGGCAATCCTGGGTCTGGCACAGGTTCTAGTCACTTTTGGCGGGGTGGGGCGGCTGGACGTGCAGGCTACGTTCAGAACGGCAGTGGTTCTGGTGCAGGCGGAGGTCCGTTAGGTGGAGCGAGTAAGACGTCGGGAGGCTCGGGCAATGCTGGTGGAGTAGGATCCGGTGGAAGCGGTGGGCATAACTCAACAGGTAGCGGGAGTGTCTACGCTGGTGGAGCAGGAGGTCGTGGAGAAGTCTTGATTGAGTGGTACGAATAA
- a CDS encoding potassium channel family protein, with amino-acid sequence MSLEKHPYRTPVILTIITIALGASFYHFFEQFSWVDAYYFTVGTMFTVGYGDLAPSTDLGKIFTTFYMFIGVGIIGGFIRAIFHHRLENSKITYLHRNDESGQ; translated from the coding sequence ATGAGCCTAGAAAAGCACCCTTATCGTACGCCAGTGATTCTCACAATTATTACGATTGCTCTAGGTGCTAGCTTCTATCACTTTTTTGAGCAGTTCTCCTGGGTGGATGCCTACTACTTCACGGTCGGTACGATGTTTACTGTCGGCTATGGCGATCTAGCACCTAGCACCGACCTGGGGAAGATATTCACGACTTTCTACATGTTTATCGGTGTCGGCATTATCGGTGGCTTTATCCGAGCTATCTTTCACCACCGTCTAGAGAACTCGAAGATTACCTATTTACATCGTAACGACGAGTCTGGACAGTAG
- the tatC gene encoding twin-arginine translocase subunit TatC, translating to MSSGTYQQTLLDHLVELRQRLFWVALTLVFASAAGYLILDQIIDVLMSPLATDQPLIYTSPAGGLEFLFKICLFFGFLLTIPVLLYHIIKFIEPMIFKQSVRSLITLISVSIILMVLGASFAYFVSLPAALHFLTGFNTDQLQALLSTNEYLSFVMIYVAGFALIFQLPLLMIFINRINPLQPQKLWSTMRYVIVISFIVAAIITPTPDPMNQALMAGPIIIMYIIGVGAVWLINRSKAVSVTDPDIDPSYFDNLTETASELRPETPVIGPSLCGANSTSVIDYSQANAELRTETSNLLDLTSRPRAKLQAAETVVDLPLVVPGAPLAPHIADSDSGPTVKPPLRPRIGSSHVLDPRS from the coding sequence ATGAGTAGTGGGACATACCAACAGACGTTACTTGACCATCTAGTTGAGCTACGTCAGCGTCTGTTTTGGGTGGCATTGACGTTAGTATTCGCATCTGCAGCGGGTTATTTGATATTGGATCAGATAATAGATGTATTGATGAGTCCTCTGGCCACTGACCAGCCGCTAATTTACACCTCTCCGGCCGGTGGATTGGAGTTTCTGTTTAAGATCTGCTTATTTTTTGGCTTTTTACTGACAATACCGGTCCTGCTGTACCACATAATTAAGTTTATCGAGCCGATGATATTTAAGCAGTCGGTGCGCTCACTGATCACTTTGATCAGTGTTTCTATTATACTGATGGTCCTGGGGGCCAGTTTCGCCTATTTCGTCAGCCTACCGGCGGCGCTGCACTTTCTAACCGGTTTTAATACTGATCAACTACAGGCGTTGCTTTCGACGAATGAATACCTATCATTTGTCATGATTTACGTCGCCGGTTTCGCCCTGATATTCCAGCTGCCGTTGCTGATGATATTTATCAATCGAATTAACCCACTACAGCCACAGAAGTTATGGTCGACTATGCGTTATGTGATAGTTATCAGTTTTATCGTAGCCGCTATTATCACCCCTACACCGGATCCTATGAACCAGGCCCTAATGGCTGGTCCAATTATAATTATGTATATCATCGGTGTTGGCGCTGTCTGGTTGATTAATCGGAGTAAGGCAGTGTCGGTTACTGACCCTGATATTGACCCCAGTTATTTCGACAATCTAACTGAGACGGCTAGTGAATTAAGACCGGAGACTCCGGTAATCGGTCCAAGCCTTTGCGGTGCTAACTCTACTTCAGTAATAGATTATTCTCAGGCTAACGCTGAGTTACGAACCGAGACATCTAACTTACTTGATTTGACGAGCCGACCCCGAGCGAAACTTCAAGCAGCAGAAACTGTTGTGGACTTACCCCTGGTAGTGCCGGGCGCTCCTCTTGCCCCGCATATTGCAGATAGTGATTCTGGGCCAACTGTAAAACCGCCACTCCGACCGCGAATAGGGTCGTCTCACGTGCTTGATCCGCGCAGCTAG
- the sodN gene encoding superoxide dismutase, Ni, producing the protein MKRLLMKLATPVQAHCDLACGVYDPAQARVEAESVKAIQEKYQASDDATFKQRCVLIKEERAQLVKEHLWVLWTDYFKPEHLEVYPDLHDLFWRATKQAGECKKSTDPATGQKLLDLVAEVESVFTATKQQQ; encoded by the coding sequence ATGAAACGTTTACTTATGAAATTAGCGACTCCAGTCCAGGCTCACTGTGACTTAGCCTGTGGAGTATACGATCCAGCCCAGGCTAGAGTAGAAGCCGAATCGGTCAAGGCGATTCAGGAGAAATATCAAGCTTCAGATGATGCGACATTTAAGCAGCGCTGCGTACTGATAAAAGAAGAGCGGGCCCAATTAGTGAAGGAGCACCTCTGGGTACTGTGGACCGACTATTTTAAGCCGGAGCATCTAGAGGTGTATCCAGATCTGCACGATCTGTTTTGGCGAGCGACTAAGCAGGCTGGAGAGTGCAAGAAATCGACCGACCCAGCTACCGGGCAGAAGTTACTTGATCTTGTGGCAGAAGTTGAGTCTGTCTTTACCGCTACCAAACAGCAGCAGTAA
- a CDS encoding KH domain-containing protein: MADTIDQQFIEYIAKTLVENEDAVRVERTIDERGVLLQLHVAPEDLGRVIGRAGSTAKSMRTLLRALSVKNDARYNLKIVDSGDPVASVSDDAVSHDDVDATPPAEPVATDEPMDIPDHSEESDAESDSLSRSRREIADLTDDLDI, translated from the coding sequence ATGGCAGACACTATAGATCAACAGTTTATCGAGTATATAGCTAAAACTCTCGTCGAAAACGAAGACGCCGTTCGGGTGGAGCGCACTATTGATGAGCGGGGTGTACTACTTCAGCTCCATGTAGCGCCGGAAGATCTTGGCCGAGTTATTGGCCGGGCTGGTAGTACGGCTAAGAGTATGCGTACGCTTCTGCGGGCGTTAAGTGTGAAAAACGATGCTCGTTATAACTTAAAGATTGTTGATTCGGGCGATCCAGTTGCTAGCGTGAGTGACGATGCGGTAAGCCATGATGATGTAGATGCAACTCCGCCGGCTGAGCCGGTAGCCACGGATGAACCGATGGATATTCCAGACCATTCTGAAGAAAGCGACGCCGAAAGTGATAGCCTAAGTCGCAGCCGCCGGGAAATCGCTGATTTGACCGACGACCTCGATATTTAG
- the leuS gene encoding leucine--tRNA ligase has translation MKLYDPKSIETKWQAVWTDTGIYRTDSNPKKPYYYNLTMFPYPSGDLHTGHWYALTAPDVLARYQRRQGKNVLFPMGWDAFGLPAENAALKRNIPPAEWTRSNIASMKVQLARMGASFDWDKELSTASPEYYRWTQRLFLLLHEKGLAYRKEGLQNWCPSCQTVLANEQVVGDDHHCERCGTPVIKKELEQWFFKITDYADRLLEDLNEIDWPEKVKTMQVNWIGRSEGAKISFAVADSSEVVEVYTTRPDTLFGATYMVLAPEHPLVDTLMSQEQAKAVVQYQTQAARLSNVDRMSEGEKTGVFTGAYAINPVNEARIPIWIADYVLMDYGTGAIMAVPAHDERDYQFATKFELPIVQVVEPTGEATALPFSGEGQLINSSVYDGMVSNEARIAITKALQRDGTGKATTQYKLRDWLISRQRYWGAPIPIIYCDKCGTVPVPEDQLPVLLPEDVEFEPTGKSPLVAREDFVSTNCPKCDAPARREVDTIDTFVDSSWYYLRYPNPHYTEGMFDPEEVSEWLPVDHYMGGIEHAILHLLYSRFITKVLYDHAGLEFSEPFKKLSNQGMILGPDGQKMSKSRGNVISPDEVIDSGYGADAFRTHMLFIGPWTDGGPFTTEGLAGTYRFINRIWRLVGEYQDGEATDKVDNQSELETALITHTHRTIAKVSNDIENMSFNTAIAALMEFTNYLYKQKEVFQPTTDNTVWKDAIEALLLLLAPFAPHVCEELWSELGGAESIHIAGWPVWNEEYLTEEMVTIVVQIDGKVRAQISAPAGLDQTETEELARQDAKISKQLEDVTVSKVIVVSDRLINFVIG, from the coding sequence ATGAAACTTTATGATCCAAAGTCGATTGAAACCAAATGGCAGGCCGTCTGGACGGATACTGGGATATATAGGACCGATTCGAACCCTAAGAAGCCTTACTACTACAACTTAACTATGTTTCCCTACCCTTCCGGGGATCTACATACCGGTCACTGGTACGCCCTAACTGCACCGGATGTGCTGGCTCGTTATCAGCGTCGTCAGGGAAAGAATGTACTGTTTCCGATGGGTTGGGATGCTTTCGGTCTGCCGGCGGAAAATGCCGCCCTTAAACGTAATATCCCTCCCGCCGAGTGGACACGGAGTAACATCGCCAGTATGAAGGTACAGCTGGCCCGGATGGGGGCTAGCTTTGATTGGGACAAGGAACTTTCAACGGCCAGTCCAGAGTATTATCGGTGGACTCAGAGGCTATTTTTGCTCTTGCATGAAAAAGGTCTGGCTTACCGAAAAGAAGGTTTACAGAACTGGTGTCCTTCCTGCCAGACGGTACTGGCTAATGAACAGGTAGTCGGGGATGATCATCACTGTGAACGCTGCGGTACGCCGGTTATTAAGAAAGAGTTAGAGCAGTGGTTTTTCAAAATCACTGACTATGCTGATCGTTTGCTGGAAGATCTAAATGAAATCGACTGGCCAGAGAAAGTAAAGACGATGCAGGTTAATTGGATCGGCCGTAGTGAAGGGGCTAAGATTAGTTTTGCAGTGGCAGACTCATCAGAAGTAGTTGAAGTATATACTACCCGTCCTGATACCCTGTTCGGGGCTACTTATATGGTGTTAGCTCCAGAACACCCGCTAGTTGATACGCTGATGAGTCAGGAGCAGGCTAAGGCAGTAGTGCAGTATCAAACACAGGCTGCTCGCCTGAGTAATGTTGACCGGATGAGTGAAGGGGAGAAGACAGGTGTCTTTACTGGAGCTTACGCCATCAATCCGGTGAATGAGGCGAGGATTCCGATCTGGATTGCCGACTACGTATTAATGGATTACGGGACGGGAGCGATCATGGCCGTTCCGGCTCATGATGAGCGAGACTATCAGTTCGCCACTAAGTTTGAGTTACCGATCGTGCAGGTGGTAGAACCTACAGGCGAGGCCACCGCCCTGCCTTTTAGCGGTGAAGGACAGCTAATTAACTCCAGTGTGTATGACGGTATGGTAAGTAATGAGGCACGAATAGCCATCACGAAAGCTCTGCAGCGGGACGGTACCGGCAAAGCCACGACTCAATATAAGCTGCGCGACTGGCTGATATCCCGTCAGCGCTACTGGGGTGCACCGATTCCGATTATCTATTGCGATAAGTGTGGTACAGTGCCGGTTCCAGAAGATCAGCTGCCGGTGTTACTACCTGAGGATGTAGAGTTTGAGCCGACCGGTAAATCGCCGCTAGTTGCCCGGGAGGACTTCGTTAGCACTAACTGCCCAAAGTGTGATGCCCCGGCTCGGCGTGAGGTCGATACTATAGATACTTTTGTCGATTCGTCCTGGTACTATTTGCGTTATCCTAATCCCCATTATACCGAGGGTATGTTTGACCCAGAAGAGGTTAGTGAGTGGCTACCGGTAGACCACTACATGGGCGGTATCGAGCACGCTATTTTGCACCTGCTCTATTCGCGCTTTATCACAAAAGTTTTATACGACCATGCCGGTTTAGAGTTCAGCGAACCGTTTAAGAAGCTAAGCAATCAGGGAATGATCCTCGGTCCTGACGGTCAGAAGATGAGTAAGTCGCGCGGTAACGTCATCAGTCCGGACGAGGTAATCGATTCTGGCTACGGGGCCGATGCTTTTCGAACTCATATGCTCTTCATCGGTCCCTGGACTGATGGTGGGCCATTTACAACGGAAGGGCTCGCCGGTACCTACCGTTTCATCAATCGCATCTGGCGACTAGTAGGAGAATACCAAGATGGTGAAGCTACCGATAAGGTTGACAACCAGAGCGAGCTTGAGACAGCTCTCATAACTCATACCCACCGCACCATAGCTAAAGTTAGTAATGATATCGAGAACATGAGTTTTAACACAGCCATTGCTGCGCTCATGGAGTTTACTAACTACCTTTATAAACAGAAAGAAGTTTTTCAACCAACGACTGATAATACCGTCTGGAAGGATGCGATAGAGGCATTACTACTCTTACTGGCACCTTTTGCTCCTCATGTATGCGAGGAGCTGTGGTCTGAGCTGGGGGGTGCGGAGAGTATTCATATTGCAGGGTGGCCGGTCTGGAATGAGGAGTACCTTACCGAGGAGATGGTAACTATCGTAGTGCAGATTGACGGTAAAGTCCGGGCGCAAATTAGTGCGCCCGCCGGGCTCGATCAAACAGAGACAGAGGAGCTCGCTCGTCAGGATGCGAAGATTTCAAAGCAGCTCGAAGATGTGACGGTGAGTAAAGTTATCGTTGTGTCCGATCGACTGATAAACTTCGTGATCGGCTAG
- a CDS encoding AAA family ATPase, with translation MNLIFIYGPPASGKLTVAKELSKLTGYPVFHNHLTRDLVRSLYPGKVDDHYDLVDTLREEVMKHCTIHGTNLIFTMVYDGPEDDEVVARRVNTVIENGGSVLFVELTAPHDILLERVSNESRKQHKKIEDRELLASLLNTKAYSSVPYGNILKIDTSIMSPQQAAKEIASHHKLT, from the coding sequence ATGAATTTGATATTTATTTATGGTCCGCCTGCATCTGGGAAGCTAACCGTAGCAAAAGAGCTGTCAAAACTAACGGGCTATCCAGTATTTCATAATCATTTGACTCGCGACCTTGTACGGAGCCTATATCCAGGCAAAGTAGATGATCATTATGACCTTGTAGATACTTTGCGTGAAGAGGTGATGAAGCATTGCACTATCCATGGTACAAATCTAATTTTTACAATGGTGTATGATGGCCCAGAAGACGATGAGGTAGTAGCAAGGCGAGTTAATACAGTTATTGAGAATGGAGGAAGCGTACTCTTTGTCGAATTAACTGCTCCACACGATATTTTGCTTGAGCGAGTCTCCAATGAGTCTCGTAAGCAACATAAAAAGATTGAAGACCGCGAATTACTGGCGTCATTGCTCAATACAAAAGCCTACTCATCCGTTCCATACGGCAATATCTTAAAGATCGATACATCTATCATGAGCCCGCAACAAGCAGCAAAAGAAATTGCTAGTCACCACAAACTCACCTAA
- a CDS encoding NUDIX hydrolase gives MNKSKPNQTNQQQPSKPQNSSNGSNQPRSGSRPRGHKPKLNKFRQIRQRIRKTVPEETAGGVVFRRTERGIEILMIQDAKDRWTIPKGHVEPGERIEETAVREIEEETGLGDLRILDRLGKIDFRYRKQDKLILMTTHIFLIHAFKNTEDYVPEENEGIKDVEWFPANKALDLIEYDDIGKLFLIALKKIRHAGY, from the coding sequence GTGAACAAATCGAAACCAAATCAGACCAACCAACAGCAGCCGAGTAAGCCGCAGAATTCATCAAACGGAAGTAATCAACCTCGTTCTGGCTCACGGCCACGCGGTCATAAGCCGAAACTGAATAAATTTCGGCAGATTCGTCAGCGTATTCGCAAGACCGTACCGGAAGAGACGGCGGGTGGAGTGGTATTTCGGCGCACTGAGCGAGGGATCGAAATACTAATGATCCAGGATGCCAAGGACCGTTGGACCATCCCCAAAGGACATGTCGAGCCAGGTGAGCGGATTGAAGAAACAGCGGTGCGGGAGATTGAAGAAGAGACTGGATTGGGTGATCTACGTATTCTCGATCGACTAGGTAAGATCGATTTTCGTTATCGCAAACAAGACAAACTTATCTTGATGACGACGCATATTTTCCTGATTCATGCCTTTAAGAACACAGAGGATTACGTACCGGAAGAGAACGAGGGGATTAAGGACGTCGAGTGGTTCCCAGCTAATAAAGCACTTGATCTTATCGAGTACGACGACATCGGTAAGCTATTTCTAATCGCCCTAAAGAAGATACGCCATGCCGGATATTAA
- the rnc gene encoding ribonuclease III yields MPDIKDLQAVIGVTFTQVDLYETALTHRSYLNEKGRSQVEHNERMEFLGDAVLELVVTEYLYRNYQEPEGILTNWRSALVKTESLSSVAETLEIEQWLRLSRGERKGSRRARRQILANTIEAIIGAIYLDQGYGPAQLFITNNIISTLPKILAEGSWQDSKTKYQELVQEREGHTPEYEVISETGPDHDKRFTVGVYVDGQLRGQGDGTSKQIAQQEAATAALAEVEVSE; encoded by the coding sequence ATGCCGGATATTAAAGATTTACAAGCTGTTATCGGGGTGACGTTCACTCAGGTGGATTTGTATGAAACGGCCTTAACCCATCGCTCTTACCTGAACGAGAAGGGTAGATCCCAAGTAGAGCATAACGAGCGGATGGAGTTTCTCGGTGATGCCGTGCTGGAGTTGGTAGTCACCGAATACCTCTATCGTAACTATCAAGAGCCAGAAGGTATCTTAACTAACTGGCGCAGCGCGTTGGTTAAGACCGAGTCGCTTAGTAGCGTAGCTGAGACTTTAGAGATCGAGCAGTGGCTGCGGCTGAGTCGGGGTGAACGGAAGGGCAGTCGTCGAGCCCGACGGCAGATTCTCGCCAACACCATAGAGGCTATTATCGGTGCTATTTATCTCGATCAGGGCTATGGACCGGCTCAGCTATTCATTACTAACAACATTATCTCTACCCTGCCAAAGATCCTGGCTGAGGGTAGTTGGCAGGATAGTAAGACAAAGTATCAGGAATTAGTGCAGGAGCGAGAAGGACACACGCCGGAATATGAAGTGATATCCGAAACTGGACCAGATCACGATAAGCGGTTTACGGTTGGAGTTTATGTCGACGGCCAATTACGGGGGCAGGGAGACGGCACTAGTAAGCAGATCGCCCAGCAGGAAGCAGCGACCGCGGCGTTAGCCGAAGTCGAAGTGTCTGAGTAA
- the trmD gene encoding tRNA (guanosine(37)-N1)-methyltransferase TrmD — protein MKISIVTLFPDMFAGPFAMSMLAKAQEKGLAEIELIDLRDFGIGPRRQVDDIPYGGGDGMVLRPEPLFAAVESVRTSESTVILLSPQGDTLRQELVQDFSQLPHLILLCGHYEGFDERIRTLADHQISIGDYVLTGGELPAMVLTDAVVRLIPGVLGGERSALDESFSDGVTLEHPHYTRPEEFRGMSVPDVLLSGHHQKIDDWRKQKSRRKNS, from the coding sequence ATGAAGATAAGTATAGTTACCCTTTTCCCTGACATGTTTGCCGGGCCATTTGCGATGAGTATGTTAGCTAAGGCGCAGGAGAAGGGGCTAGCGGAGATAGAGTTGATCGACCTGCGAGATTTCGGCATCGGACCGCGACGGCAGGTCGATGATATACCGTATGGTGGCGGTGACGGTATGGTACTGCGTCCAGAGCCACTGTTTGCTGCGGTTGAATCGGTCAGAACATCTGAGAGCACAGTCATCTTATTGAGTCCACAAGGTGATACTCTGCGGCAGGAGCTGGTCCAAGACTTCAGTCAGTTGCCCCATTTGATCTTACTTTGCGGCCACTACGAAGGATTTGACGAACGTATCCGCACGCTGGCCGATCATCAGATATCGATCGGTGATTATGTGTTGACGGGTGGCGAGTTACCGGCAATGGTTCTAACCGATGCTGTAGTGCGACTTATCCCCGGAGTGCTCGGGGGTGAGCGCTCGGCGCTCGATGAATCTTTTAGTGACGGCGTAACGTTAGAGCATCCGCACTATACACGGCCAGAAGAGTTTCGCGGTATGTCTGTGCCGGATGTGCTCCTCAGCGGTCACCACCAAAAGATCGATGATTGGCGTAAGCAAAAGAGTCGACGCAAGAACAGTTAG